The following are encoded in a window of Dethiobacter alkaliphilus AHT 1 genomic DNA:
- a CDS encoding Fur family transcriptional regulator encodes MKQKLERFREQFKEHKMTPQRRVVLQALLENSESHLSAEEVYALAKEIDSEIGLATIYRTLDLLEELNIVHKLHFGDGRSRYELCHVSSEHHHHHLVCLNCNQILEVKEDLLHQLETVIEKEHGFHIIDHRVQFYGYCAQCDKTKSNT; translated from the coding sequence TTGAAACAAAAACTGGAACGGTTCAGGGAACAGTTTAAAGAGCATAAAATGACGCCGCAGCGCCGCGTTGTCCTGCAGGCGCTTTTGGAGAATTCCGAATCCCACTTAAGTGCGGAGGAAGTCTATGCGCTGGCCAAGGAAATCGATTCGGAAATCGGCCTGGCCACCATCTATCGTACCCTGGATCTTCTGGAAGAGCTAAATATCGTGCACAAGCTGCACTTTGGCGATGGGCGGAGCCGTTACGAGCTCTGCCATGTTTCCTCGGAGCATCATCACCATCATCTGGTCTGCCTGAACTGCAACCAAATCTTGGAGGTTAAGGAAGATCTTTTGCACCAACTGGAAACAGTCATCGAAAAGGAGCACGGTTTTCATATAATTGATCACCGTGTGCAGTTTTACGGCTACTGTGCCCAATGTGACAAGACAAAAAGTAACACTTAA
- a CDS encoding Na/Pi cotransporter family protein → MVWNMLIQLVGGLGLFLFGMQLMASGMQKAAGDRLRRILEVLTSNPVIAVLTGIVVTILVQSSSTTTVMVVGFANAGLMTLPQALGTILGANIGTTVTAQIVSFDVYYLVYPAIGLGAVLNFFGKRRLYKYVGQAILGFGILFTGMTTMSDAMRPLRDSPFFMDMIAQFGTFPVFGIFIGAMFTALVQSSSASTGLIIAMSLQGILPLTAAVALILGTNVGTCITALLASFGASLPARRAAFGHIAFNITGVLIVLLIFGPFTEFIAGLGGDVTRQTANAHTVFNVVSTLVVLPFFKYFVTLITHVIPGDEVALEMGPKYLDKRILKTPAIAIGGVRQECLRMASLAREMVDESLHVFIKKDRKMMQQVLQKEDLVDSLEKEIVIYLAELAQHSLTIEQSQQVSGLMHIVNDLERIGDHAQNIVHLAEIKMEEGLAFTDKAMEELKCMQAKVDEMLANVIEAFAKEDLALAREVVEQDDVVDDLERNLRKAHIGRINDKVCFPPSGVIYLDVLSNFERIGDHATNIAQIVLGEV, encoded by the coding sequence ATGGTCTGGAACATGTTGATCCAGTTGGTGGGCGGCCTGGGTTTGTTTCTCTTTGGAATGCAGCTTATGGCTTCCGGAATGCAAAAAGCGGCGGGTGATCGCCTGCGAAGAATTCTGGAAGTACTTACGTCAAATCCGGTTATTGCCGTATTGACGGGAATTGTAGTTACAATCCTGGTGCAAAGCAGCAGTACCACCACGGTAATGGTGGTGGGCTTTGCCAATGCCGGCCTGATGACTCTGCCGCAGGCGCTGGGAACAATTTTGGGTGCCAACATCGGCACCACCGTTACCGCGCAGATTGTATCGTTTGACGTCTATTATCTGGTCTACCCGGCCATCGGGCTGGGGGCGGTGCTGAATTTTTTCGGTAAGCGCCGCCTGTATAAATATGTGGGACAGGCTATCCTGGGTTTCGGGATATTGTTTACGGGCATGACCACCATGTCCGATGCCATGCGCCCGCTGCGGGATTCACCGTTTTTTATGGATATGATAGCCCAGTTCGGCACATTTCCGGTTTTCGGTATTTTCATCGGGGCTATGTTTACCGCCCTGGTGCAGTCCAGCAGTGCGTCCACCGGTTTAATTATTGCCATGTCTTTGCAGGGAATCCTGCCCTTAACAGCGGCGGTGGCCCTGATTCTAGGCACTAATGTGGGCACTTGTATCACCGCCCTTTTGGCCAGTTTCGGCGCTTCATTGCCGGCCCGGCGTGCCGCCTTTGGTCATATCGCCTTTAACATAACCGGCGTGCTGATAGTTTTGCTGATTTTTGGCCCTTTCACCGAATTTATTGCCGGTTTGGGCGGCGATGTTACCCGGCAGACAGCTAATGCCCATACTGTTTTTAACGTGGTAAGCACATTGGTGGTGCTGCCGTTCTTCAAGTATTTTGTCACCCTGATAACCCATGTCATTCCCGGCGACGAAGTGGCATTGGAAATGGGCCCTAAATATTTGGACAAGCGTATCTTGAAAACCCCTGCCATAGCCATCGGTGGTGTGCGCCAGGAATGTCTGCGCATGGCCTCCCTGGCCCGGGAAATGGTGGACGAGTCGCTGCATGTTTTTATCAAAAAAGACCGCAAAATGATGCAACAGGTCCTGCAAAAAGAGGATTTGGTGGACAGTCTGGAGAAAGAAATTGTGATTTATCTTGCGGAGTTGGCGCAGCATTCGCTGACCATTGAACAGTCGCAGCAAGTCTCCGGCTTGATGCATATTGTAAATGACCTGGAGCGCATCGGTGATCATGCACAAAATATTGTCCATCTGGCAGAAATCAAGATGGAAGAAGGATTAGCTTTTACCGACAAAGCCATGGAAGAACTAAAATGCATGCAGGCCAAAGTGGATGAAATGTTGGCCAACGTTATCGAAGCCTTTGCCAAGGAAGATCTGGCCCTGGCCCGGGAAGTTGTGGAGCAGGACGATGTGGTGGACGATTTGGAGCGCAATCTGCGCAAAGCCCATATCGGCCGTATCAATGATAAGGTGTGCTTTCCGCCCAGCGGTGTAATCTATCTTGATGTGCTCAGTAACTTTGAACGTATCGGTGACCATGCCACCAACATTGCCCAGATTGTGTTGGGTGAAGTTTAA
- the spoIIR gene encoding stage II sporulation protein R, translated as MPVRKIAVVLCIILLPLLFMRPQGATAPVEESPESMLRLHVRANSNSPADQALKYQVRDAVLAVMQDHVEKSGSLEQARAEVETVLPTVLAAADSVVDNAGYNYQVSASLGEADFPTRLYGDQVYRAGTYQAVQIYLGEGSGENWWCVLFPPLCFVEVSDDSVIPVSGDRAQTPRPRSRLLEWWQNLFGGRS; from the coding sequence GTGCCGGTGCGTAAAATAGCTGTTGTGTTGTGTATTATCCTGCTTCCCTTGCTGTTTATGCGTCCTCAGGGCGCCACAGCACCGGTGGAGGAATCGCCCGAATCCATGCTGCGGTTACATGTGCGGGCCAACAGCAACTCGCCGGCGGACCAGGCACTGAAATATCAGGTGCGCGATGCGGTGCTGGCGGTGATGCAGGACCATGTGGAGAAATCCGGCAGCCTGGAGCAGGCCAGAGCCGAAGTGGAAACGGTGCTGCCCACAGTGTTGGCTGCCGCCGACTCCGTGGTGGACAATGCGGGCTATAATTATCAGGTCTCCGCTTCCCTGGGTGAGGCCGATTTTCCCACCCGGTTGTACGGGGATCAGGTCTACCGCGCCGGAACGTATCAGGCGGTGCAGATTTATCTGGGTGAAGGCAGCGGTGAAAACTGGTGGTGCGTACTTTTTCCCCCGCTGTGTTTTGTGGAAGTGTCGGACGATTCTGTCATTCCCGTGTCCGGTGACCGGGCACAAACGCCCAGACCCCGTTCCCGCCTGCTGGAATGGTGGCAGAACCTTTTTGGCGGCAGAAGCTAA
- the sigG gene encoding RNA polymerase sporulation sigma factor SigG encodes MQVRKVNISGVNTYKLPVLKSARMKELFKKMQSGDEHARQELINGNLRLVLSVLQRFKNRGENLDDLFQVGCIGLMKAVDNFSLDHNVHFSTYAVPMIIGEIKRYLRDNNAVRVSRSLKMLAHKAQQSREELTRKLLREPTLKEIAADLDITPEEVVFAYQAINDPLSLHDPVFQDTTDPVFVMDLVSDQSSSAEIWVEDITLRQAMEILSERERRILESRFFEGRTQTEIANEIGISQAQVSRIEKSALRQVRHHLAEEGGSKSAGA; translated from the coding sequence ATGCAGGTAAGAAAAGTAAACATTTCCGGAGTGAACACATATAAGCTGCCGGTCCTAAAAAGCGCCCGCATGAAGGAGTTATTTAAAAAGATGCAAAGCGGAGACGAGCATGCGCGCCAGGAATTGATTAACGGCAACCTGCGCCTGGTATTAAGTGTGCTGCAGCGCTTCAAGAACCGGGGGGAAAACCTGGACGATTTGTTTCAGGTGGGCTGTATCGGCCTGATGAAAGCGGTGGATAACTTTTCTCTGGATCATAACGTTCATTTCTCCACCTATGCGGTACCTATGATTATCGGAGAGATTAAACGTTACCTGCGGGACAACAATGCGGTGCGGGTCAGCCGCTCGCTAAAGATGCTGGCCCACAAGGCCCAGCAGTCCAGAGAGGAATTGACCCGCAAGCTCCTGCGGGAGCCCACCTTAAAAGAAATAGCCGCGGACCTGGACATTACGCCGGAAGAAGTGGTGTTTGCCTACCAGGCCATAAACGATCCACTTTCCCTGCACGACCCGGTTTTTCAGGACACAACGGACCCGGTTTTTGTCATGGATTTGGTCAGTGATCAGTCCAGCAGCGCCGAAATTTGGGTAGAAGATATCACACTGCGCCAGGCCATGGAGATACTCAGTGAGCGGGAGCGGCGTATCCTGGAATCCCGTTTCTTTGAAGGACGGACACAGACAGAAATTGCCAATGAGATAGGTATTTCACAGGCCCAGGTGTCACGGATTGAAAAATCCGCCCTGCGACAGGTTCGCCATCATCTGGCCGAAGAAGGGGGAAGCAAAAGTGCCGGTGCGTAA
- the nikR gene encoding nickel-responsive transcriptional regulator NikR, giving the protein MSKLVRFGISMNEQLLEAFDKKIVSQGYANRSEAVRDLIRNRLVEMEWEDENQEVAGTITLMYDHHVRGLSNLLTELQHNWHDMILTSTHVHLDHHNCLEVLVLKGPAGRAREVADKLISVKGVKHGQLTITSTGHELR; this is encoded by the coding sequence ATGAGCAAACTGGTCCGTTTCGGCATTTCTATGAATGAACAGCTGCTGGAAGCCTTTGATAAAAAAATTGTCTCCCAGGGCTATGCCAACCGGTCGGAGGCGGTGCGCGATTTGATCCGCAACCGTCTGGTGGAGATGGAGTGGGAGGATGAAAACCAGGAGGTGGCGGGCACCATCACCTTGATGTACGACCACCATGTGCGGGGGTTAAGCAATCTTTTAACCGAACTGCAGCATAACTGGCATGATATGATTCTTACATCCACCCATGTACACCTGGATCACCATAACTGCCTGGAAGTATTGGTTTTAAAGGGCCCGGCAGGAAGGGCCCGGGAAGTAGCCGACAAACTGATAAGTGTCAAAGGGGTTAAGCACGGTCAGCTCACCATTACGTCCACCGGCCATGAGTTACGCTAA